TGATTCGGGTTGTGGTGTGGCTGTAGGAGCGGTTGTTTGCGCGTTGCCTATAGTGAAGTAGGTTGTTCCGTATGATCCGCCGTAGCCTTTAGAGCCTTCAAAGGTTGCAATGACTTGGTAAGTACCGGGAACCTCAGGAGTGTATGCAATGCCATAGTTTCCTGCGCTATCGCTGGTTGTGTCGCCTATGTGCTGGTAATTGCCGTTAGGATCGATTGCGTCTAAAGACACTGGAACACCAGTTACGTTGTCAGGTAAAGCTTGGTCCTCGTAGAGGTATTCCATCCAAGCGGACATGCTTTCGTCAGAGACTGCAGGAGTGCCTTCTAGAGTGAAGTCATAGAGGTTGTTTGTTGTGCGTCTGCCAGATTGTGTTTGATCAGTGACAGTGCCAGTAATGGTTATGCTTGAGCCTAAGGCGGGAACGGTTTGTGGTGCTGAAACTGTAGTTGCACTCGTTCCGGGACCGATACAGTAGATTTGGTTGTCAAAGTAGTTAAGACCAACAACTCTGCCATCACCCATCTGCATATACATGCCAGTTAAGTGAGCACCGTTGTCTGCACTCATGCCAAGAAGCGTCCAGATTTCGCTGCCGTCAGTTGCGCTGATGCATCGAATGTTGGGGCCTCTCCACATAGGTTGACCAACAGAGTGCTCGCCAGTGAGCAGATAGATTTTGTCGTCGCAGATTGCAAAGATGTTGAGTGGATAGTTGCCGTAGGGGGATTCGCCGCCGATGTTAGTAGCAGTGTAATTCCAGACTTGTTTGCCAGTAGCCATGTCATAAGCAATGCAAACACCGCCATAACCAGTGGTCAAAAGAGTGTGGTTGTAGTAGTTGGTTTGTGTGCTGTAGTAGTTGTTGTCTGGTTCAGGTTCAGTTTCCCAGAGGGCTTGACCTGTTTTCATGTCAAAAGCCCAGTATTTGAGTTGCTTTGTAGAGTGGAAGAGGACAACGTTATCTTCTGGATAAACGCCGACCATGCTGTATGAGCCGAACATGCCGCTGGTTTCGTTGTTTGCGGTTGGTAGGTAGGGTGCTGAGTAGGTTGTAGTCCAGAGTTGTTTGCCTTCGCTGCCTTGTTCAAGGCTAAGACACCAGAGTTTGGCTTTAACATCGCCTAATTCGTTGTTTTGGCCCATTGTACCAAGGATGACAAACTCATCATCAGTACCAGTGCCACCAACACGAACAGTAAGGATAGAGCCAGTCTGGTTAACGATGCTGCTGAGTGCAATTGGTGTAGGTATAGATACGTTGAATGTGTAGCCTGTGTTGCCGTTTAAGACACGACCGTTCTGGTAAACTGTGCCGCCTGTACCAGATCCTCCGCCTTCAGGACGCCACTGCCAATACAGTGTGCCACTAGTTTCATTGCCAGCAGTCAAACCATCGACAGCAGTGTTATTCCAACAGGTCAAGTAGTAGTTGGGGTTTGCAGTTGTACCATAGTTAACAAGGTTATACCAGAGCATTTCACCAGTTGTACCAACCACGTTAGTGCCACTTTGAGATGCATTAGCAATGTAAGCAACAGTTCGTAATGGTAGTGCATATCCATCTTGCATAGCCAAAACAGTACC
This genomic stretch from Candidatus Bathyarchaeota archaeon harbors:
- a CDS encoding PQQ-like beta-propeller repeat protein; its protein translation is MEKILSKNQTFAALTLLLLLSASAVMAFSPLVTGAISTNTVSHTTYLFCSVSSSLIGVGQDQLLVYWTADMPPDTGETEGVISGAFNRATWSGVKFNVTAPDGTSTIYDVPNNQQDSIGGGYVMFAPDQVGTYTVQALFPAQWKNTTLVSGASTPKQYGYPNIYNQYYTADESSIVTFTVQTEALPLWNESPLPTAYWTRPINDASRLWSQLGGNWLQATYSTGAWLQPVGQSGGTTTRYVYGTGTETSHILWTRQYYVGGIMDERFGETGYQTGHYQGLEFNAIILNGRIYYADRADAYTQQSLATGINVVDLYSGELLGYYNNTKMPSYGQIYDYESPNQHGGFSMLWTNLGTAMGSGNGTVLAMQDGYALPLRTVAYIANASQSGTNVVGTTGEMLWYNLVNYGTTANPNYYLTCWNNTAVDGLTAGNETSGTLYWQWRPEGGGSGTGGTVYQNGRVLNGNTGYTFNVSIPTPIALSSIVNQTGSILTVRVGGTGTDDEFVILGTMGQNNELGDVKAKLWCLSLEQGSEGKQLWTTTYSAPYLPTANNETSGMFGSYSMVGVYPEDNVVLFHSTKQLKYWAFDMKTGQALWETEPEPDNNYYSTQTNYYNHTLLTTGYGGVCIAYDMATGKQVWNYTATNIGGESPYGNYPLNIFAICDDKIYLLTGEHSVGQPMWRGPNIRCISATDGSEIWTLLGMSADNGAHLTGMYMQMGDGRVVGLNYFDNQIYCIGPGTSATTVSAPQTVPALGSSITITGTVTDQTQSGRRTTNNLYDFTLEGTPAVSDESMSAWMEYLYEDQALPDNVTGVPVSLDAIDPNGNYQHIGDTTSDSAGNYGIAYTPEVPGTYQVIATFEGSKGYGGSYGTTYFTIGNAQTTAPTATPQPESLADLYIIPGIIGVIITIIVVGAILAVLLMRKRP